The Candidatus Tumulicola sp. region TTTGAAGTGAGCGACACACCCCATCCGCGGGCGGTGCTGGCCCGTTGGGGTTTGCGCCCGCAAAAGCGGTACGGTCAACATTTTCTGGTCGATAGCGCCGTGGCAATAGCTGCGGCGCGTTTATGCGTCGACGGCGATCCGGGGATTCCGGTGTTGGAGATCGGCGCCGGAACTGGCATGCTAACGAGCGCGCTGCTGCAGCAAGGCGCGAACGTCACCGCGATCGATATCGACGCCGCGCTCTTGACGACGCTACGCGAACGCGACGACGTGCGCGGCGCGCGCTTCGAACACGGCGACGCGCTGGAGTTCGATTACGAGGCGTGGGCGGCGCAACGGACGTGGCGCGCCGCCGGCAATCTTCCATATAACATCGCAACGCCGTTGATTCTACGCCTGCTCGAGCTACCAGAAGGTCCGCGCACGATGACCTTTATGATTCAAAAAGACGTCGCCTTACGATTGAGCGCGAAGGCCGGTTCGGCGTCGTACGGCAGTCTGTCGGTTGCAGTGCAGTACGCGGCGCACGTCGAGTACGGATTCTCGGTCGGACCGAGCGCGTTCTA contains the following coding sequences:
- the rsmA gene encoding 16S rRNA (adenine(1518)-N(6)/adenine(1519)-N(6))-dimethyltransferase RsmA, which translates into the protein MSDTPHPRAVLARWGLRPQKRYGQHFLVDSAVAIAAARLCVDGDPGIPVLEIGAGTGMLTSALLQQGANVTAIDIDAALLTTLRERDDVRGARFEHGDALEFDYEAWAAQRTWRAAGNLPYNIATPLILRLLELPEGPRTMTFMIQKDVALRLSAKAGSASYGSLSVAVQYAAHVEYGFSVGPSAFYPPPKVQSAVVRLIRRDVPAVRPRDLELFRKVVRGAFAYRRKTLVNSLSLALGLPHERIERAAAAAGIPTERRGERLELDDFSRLADALAEG